In Labrus bergylta chromosome 1, fLabBer1.1, whole genome shotgun sequence, one genomic interval encodes:
- the LOC109991438 gene encoding 3-mercaptopyruvate sulfurtransferase, whose amino-acid sequence MALQVRALLTSKWLAEAMKVEGKMRVLDTSWHLPKMRRNSKNEFKKRHIMGAAFFDIDQCCDKTSPLDHMLPSEEIFADYVEKLGIERDTHVVVYDASEFGAFSAPRVWWMFRVFGHSSVSMLNGGLRNWLLEGRPVSDQYARPAPAEFKASLNRAWIKTYEDILDNLDTKEFQVLDARPAGRFKGLDPEPRDNTEPGHIPGSISVPFHTFLSSSGHFLPKEKLQALFGQAGVDLSRPICVLCGSAVTACHVALAAHECGHPGVSLYDGGWSEWYARAVPEQVISEGRGKHL is encoded by the exons ATGGCGCTTCAAGTGAGAGCTCTGCTCACTTCTAAATGGCTCGCCGAGGCCATGAAGGTTGAGGGGAAAATGCGCGTCTTGGACACTTCTTGGCATTTGCCCAAAATGCGGCGCAACTCCAAAAACGAGTTTAAGAAGAGGCACATCATGGGCGCAGCTTTCTTTGACATTGACCAGTGCTGTGATAAAACATCTCCTCTAGACCACATGCTTCCGTCAGAGGAGATTTTTGCAGATTACGTTGAGAAATTAGGAATAGAAAGGGACACGCACGTCGTGGTGTACGACGCCAGCGAGTTTGGCGCGTTCTCTGCGCCCCGTGTGTGGTGGATGTTCCGGGTGTTCGGCCACAGCTCGGTGTCAATGCTTAATGGGGGGCTCCGGAACTGGTTGCTGGAGGGCCGACCGGTGAGTGACCAGTACGCGAGACCAGCACCGGCCGAGTTTAAGGCTTCTTTAAACCGCGCCTGGATAAAGACCTATGAGGATATACTGGATAACCTGGACACCAAAGAGTTCCAGGTGCTGGATGCCAGACCTGCTGGCAGGTTCAAAGGATTGGACCCTGAACCCAGAGACA ACACAGAGCCAGGCCACATCCCTGGCTCCATCAGTGTCCCCTTCCACACCTTCCTGTCCTCGTCGGGTCACTTCCTACCGAAGGAAAAACTCCAGGCTCTGTTTGGCCAGGCTGGCGTGGACCTTAGCCGCCCTATTTGTGTCCTGTGTGGCTCGGCTGTCACTGCGTGTCATGTGGCGCTGGCGGCCCACGAGTGCGGGCATCCTGGGGTGTCACTTTATGATGGAGGGTGGTCCGAATGGTACGCTCGTGCTGTGCCTGAGCAGGTCATATCGGAAGGACGAGGGAAACATTTGTGA
- the rps19bp1 gene encoding ribosomal protein S19 binding protein 1: protein MSASLIRRGLELLSNDIKDASKVKKKKQQQQQQTPSSAKVMELVSTKRQGVTKQVKRLQGRLGPGKSKATVKDKRIKSAVEEFRKKQRKSQMSANLKYFMETGYKATDSDTLKILNHNSGRQSRNRPERPAKKAKEPESLFTEEEFQQFQKEFFGRTVEDN, encoded by the exons ATGTCGGCGTCGTTGATCAGGAGAGGATTGGAGCTGCTGAGTAATGACATTAAAG ATGCCAgcaaagtgaagaagaagaagcagcagcagcagcagcagactccCAGCTCGGCCAAAGTCATGGAGCTTGTGAGCACCAAGCGGCAGGGAGTCACCAAGCAGGTCAAAAGGTTACAGGGTCGCCTCGGCCCTGGCAAGAGCAAAGCTACAGTCAAAGACAAGAGGATCAAATCTGCAGTCG AGGAGTTCagaaagaagcagaggaagagcCAGATGAGTGCTAACCTCAAGTACTTCATGGAAACTGGCTACAAAGCAACAGACTCGGACACTTTGAAG ATCTTAAACCACAACTCGGGGAGACAGTCCAGGAATCGCCCCGAGCGACCTGCTAAGAAAGCTAAGGAGCCAGAGTCTTTGTTCACAGAGGAGGAGTTCCAGCAGTTCCAGAAGGAATTCTTTGGGAGGACTGTGGAGGACAATTAA
- the atf4a gene encoding cyclic AMP-dependent transcription factor ATF-4 has protein sequence MTLSQLVLEDVEALYLGPSFLMADPMGPLLDQDDEALSPSSSLEGKAPASPLSSSFSLDSSQSPYQTLSSSPLSSASPPLTPSHTSFHGTKDVSDSLSFPWLNTSDLLDAHVGADDGKDDAFEGMDWMSEKIDLSEFDLDSLIGSCTSDESPNSPEDLLASLDSHIDLDLDSFDTTIPVLNNSLKLSLPSIPALPLELSFPGATEANKTEIVPEQEVVMKSEPPSPIPSSSVYTLELGSEVDVLDAEKIATSITATIIPDPNGSIQTSSPIVLSLPSSGHIVVVLTKKEEPSLIALSDQSIIVSPPLSDSDSDSGIESGSSSPSRLPSLQPTLSQSAGSSRTKPYSKPEPPATSSPKVKSVSGAPKVEKKVKKMEQNKTAATRYRQKKRVEHELLGTEMEELEKRNQELTEKAESISREIQYLKDLMEEVRKHRRGKTSSVAQ, from the exons ATGACACTCTCCCAGCTCGTGTTGGAGGACGTGGAGGCCCTGTACTTAG GGCCCTCATTTCTGATGGCTGACCCCATGGGGCCCCTTCTGGACCAAGATGATGAAgctctttctccctcttcctctctagAGGGGAAGGCACCAGCTTcacccctctcttcctccttctccttagATTCTTCCCAGTCTCCTTATCAGACCCTgtcgtcctcaccactctcttcTGCCTCCCCACCTCTTACTCCCTCACATACCTCTTTTCATGGAACCAAGGACGTATCAGACTCTTTGTCTTTCCCCTGGCTGAATACCAGCGACCTGCTTGATGCCCATGTAGGAGCAGACGATGGCAAAG ATGATGCTTTTGAGGGTATGGACTGGATGTCAGAAAAAATTGATCTGAGTGAATTTGACCTGGATTCCCTTATTGGCTCCTGCACATCAGATGAGTCCCCCAACTCCCCAGAGGATCTCTTGGCCTCACTTGACTCCCACATAGATCTGGATCTAGACTCCTTTGACACAACCATCCCTGTTCTGAACAACAGCCTCAAGCTGTCACTGCCCAGCATCCCCGCTCTTCCACTTGAGCTCTCCTTTCCTGGGGCTACTGAGGCCAACAAGACAGAGATTGTTCCTGAGCAGGAGGTTGTCATGAAGTCTGAGCCTCCCTCCCCCATCCCCTCCTCTTCGGTCTACACATTGGAGCTTGGAAGTGAAGTTGATGTCCTGGATGCAGAGAAAATAGCAACATCCATCACAGCCACCATCATTCCAGATCCCAATGGAAGCATTCAGACCAGCAGCCCCATTGTGCTTTCCCTTCCCTCATCTGGGCACATTGTGGTGGTGCTCACCAAGAAAGAAGAGCCCTCCCTCATTGCCCTCTCTGACCAGTCCATCATAGTCTCACCTCCATTGAGTGATAGCGACAGCGACTCTGGTATCGAATCTGGGTCCAGCTCACCTTCTCGCCTCCCCTCACTGCAACCAACCCTCTCTCAATCAGCTGGTTCGTCCCGGACTAAACCCTACTCAAAACCAGAGCCCCCTGCGACTTCCTCTCCCAAGGTCAAATCAGTGTCTGGCGCTCCGAAGGTGGAGAAGAAGGTAAAAAAGATGGAGCAGAACAAGACAGCTGCCACTCGCTACAGACAAAAGAAGAGGGTGGAGCATGAGCTGCTGGGCACAGAGATGGAAGAGCTGGAGAAGAGGAACCAGGAGTTGACAGAGAAGGCGGAGTCCATCAGCCGAGAAATTCAGTACTTGAAAGATCTGATGGAAGAAGTACGTAAGCACCGACGGGGAAAGACCAGTTCAGTGGCGCAGTAA